The following proteins come from a genomic window of Lycium ferocissimum isolate CSIRO_LF1 chromosome 4, AGI_CSIRO_Lferr_CH_V1, whole genome shotgun sequence:
- the LOC132051926 gene encoding oleosin 1-like, producing the protein MQMQPRHDQQLSRQVAKTTTAVTVGGSLMVLSGLTLAATVIGLAIATPLLVIFSPVLVPAVITIGLILGGFLASGGFGATASFVFYWMYRYVTGKHPIGATTIDYAKDKIGHAAHDVKEKAEQLGHQAGQQIKG; encoded by the coding sequence ATGCAGATGCAGCCACGCCATGACCAGCAGCTTTCTCGTCAGGTGGCCAAGACCACCACTGCTGTCACCGTTGGTGGCTCACTCATGGTGCTTTCCGGCTTAACGCTGGCAGCTACCGTTATCGGTCTAGCTATAGCTACCCCTTTGTTGGTGATTTTCAGCCCTGTTCTTGTACCTGCTGTGATAACTATTGGGTTGATTCTTGGTGGGTTCTTGGCTTCTGGTGGTTTTGGAGCTACTGCATCTTTTGTTTTCTACTGGATGTACAGATATGTCACGGGGAAGCATCCGATCGGAGCAACCACAATCGATTACGCAAAGGATAAGATTGGCCATGCGGCTCATGATGTGAAGGAGAAGGCTGAGCAGTTGGGGCATCAAGCAGGGCAGCAGATCAAGGGTTGA